Proteins encoded together in one Microcebus murinus isolate Inina chromosome 16, M.murinus_Inina_mat1.0, whole genome shotgun sequence window:
- the TCF15 gene encoding transcription factor 15, producing the protein MAFALLRPVGAHVLYPDVRLLSEDEENRSESDASDQSFGCCEGLEAARRGPGPGGGRRAGGGPGPVVVVRQRQAANARERDRTQSVNTAFVALRTLIPTEPVDRKLSKIETLRLASSYIAHLANVLLLGDAADDGQPCFRAVGSAKSAVPAAAAAADGRQPRSICTFCLSNQRKGGGRRDLGGSCLKVRGVTPLRGPRR; encoded by the exons ATGGCGTTCGCGCTGCTGCGCCCCGTCGGCGCGCACGTGCTGTACCCCGACGTGCGGCTGCTGAGCGAGGACGAGGAGAACCGCAGCGAGAGCGACGCGTCGGACCAGTCGTTCGGCTGCTGCGAGGGCCTGGAGGCGGCGCGGCGCGGCCCGGGCCccgggggcgggcggcgggcaggAGGCGGCCCGGGCCCCGTGGTGGTGGTGCGACAGCGGCAGGCGGCCAACGCGCGGGAGCGGGACCGCACGCAGAGCGTGAACACGGCCTTCGTCGCGCTGCGCACGCTCATCCCCACCGAGCCGGTGGACCGAAAGCTGTCCAAGATCGAGACACTGCGCCTGGCGTCCAGCTACATCGCGCACCTCGCCAACGTGCTGCTGCTGGGCGACGCGGCCGACGACGGGCAGCCGTGCTTCCGCGCGGTCGGCAGCGCCAAGAGCgccgtccccgccgccgccgccgccgccgacgGCCGCCAGCCGCGCTCCATCTGCACCTTCTGCCTCAGCAACCAGCGCAAGGGG GGTGGCCGTCGTGACCTGGGTGGCAGCTGCTTGAAGGTGAGGGGGGTGACCCCCCTTAGAGGGCCACGGAGATGA